CGCACCTCCGTCACCAGCACCTCGACGCCCGCCGCGCGCAGGGCGTCCAGGTCGTCGGGGCGGTTCTCCTCCTCGTTGGCGATCACCAGATCGGGCGCGAGCGAGAGGATGCGGTCGGTCTTCGGGTTCTTGGTGCCGCCGACGCGGACGACGTCGAGACCGGCCGGGTGCGTGCACCAGTCGGTGGCACCGGCCAGCACGCCCGGGAGCGTCACGGCGACGGCCTCGGTCAGCGACGGGACCAGGGAGACCGCCCTCACCGGCGGGGCCCTTCCCGGACCGCCTCGATGTGCTCGGCGACGGCGACGACGACCAGCCGGGTGTCGGGCACCGTCGCCCGCCACCGGTGCCGCACCCCGCCGGTGAGGTAGAGCGTGTCGCCCCGCCCCAGCCGATAGGCGCGGCCCTCCGCCTCGATCTCGACGGCGCCCTCGGTGACGAACATCAACTGGTCGTTGCGGTACTGCAGTTCACGCCCGGCGTCGTGATCGCCGGTGAACTCGGAGGCGTGCATCTGGTGGTGGCCGCGCACCAGGGAGCGCACGCGGGGCGCCAGCTCCGGATCGGGGTCCTCCGCCCGCACCACGTCCACACTGCACGCGGGGTCGGCGGCGGCGAGCAGCTCCACGGCGGTGGTGCGCAGCGCGTCGGCCACCTTCTCCAGGGAGCTCGGACTGGGCCGGGCCCGGTCGTTCTCGACCTGGCTGAGGAAGGGCACGGACAGGCCGCTGCGCTCGGACACGACGGCGAGGGTGAGCTCCAGGGCGCGGCGCCGACGCCGCACGGCCGCGCCCACCCGAAGGTGCTGATCTTTGTGGTCGCCCATCGCTCCGGCTCCCTCCTTCACCCGTCGTCGTGCCGCCGCGGTGCCCTGGACCGGGCGCCGTTCTCCTGTTGAGTTCTCTGCACCCTACGCATGTTCGGCAAACCGTTTCATGCGGCCGTCACATCGATGTCACGGTGCGGTGGCCGCGACCTCACAGTTCTCGCCATCGCGCGCCCCGACCGTGGACGGGTGGCGGCACCTTACCGGTTCAAGGCGCGGGCGGCCCTCCGTGTTCCCGCCAGCCGCTCCGGCCCCGGTGCACGGAGGCCAGGGCAGGGGGTGGCGCTCCGTGGTTGTCCAAATCCTTACGGTGCCCCGCCCGGACACGCCCCGAGGGGTGGGCCGGCGCGCCTCCTGACGGAGCGCGTCGGGCCCACCCCTCGGAGTGGTCGGTACGGCGGTGCCGCACCGGTGTCGTGTCGTCGTGCTACTGCGGGGTCATCCGGTCGACCATCTCCGGGTGCTCCTTCAGCCAGGCGGCCACGGCTTCCTCCTCGTGGCCCTGCCCGCGGTCCTTGATCTCGGCCTCCAGGGTGCCGAGCTCGTCCTCACTCATGTGGAAACCCTTGATCCACTTGGTGAGCTGCGGGTACTGCTCGGGGAACTTCTTGCTGGAGATGGTGCGGATCGTGTTGCCCTCGCCGAAGGCCTTCTTGGGGTCCTTCAGCTTGGTCAGCTCGTAGTCGCTGTAGGCCCAGTGCGGGGACCACAGGGTGACCGCGACCGGCTCCTTCTTGGCGTAGGCGCGCTTCAGCTCGGCCAGCATCGCCGGCGTGGAGCCGTCCACGATCTCGTACTCGTCCTCCAGGCCGTAGCCCGGCAGCACCTCGTCCTTCGCGAGCTGCATCTCACCGGTGCCGGGCTCGATGCCGATGATCTTCCCGTCGAAGAGGTCGGCCTTGCCCTTGAGGTCCGCGAGGGACTTGACGTCCTTCACGTAGGAGGGGACGGCGATCTCCAGGGAGGTCGGCTCGTACCAGGTGCCGAGGTCGGTGAGGTTGTCCTTGTTCTTCTCCCAGTAGTTCTTCTGGGCGTGCGGCAGCCAGGCGTCGAAGTTGAGGTCGAGGTCGCCGGAGGCCAGGCCGGTGTAGACCGGGCCGACGTCCATCTGCTTCAGGTTCATCTTGTAGCCGCGACGCTCCAGGACGTTCTTCCACAGGTAGGTGACGGCGACGTCCTCCTCCCACGGGAACCAGGCCACGTCCAGGGTGCGCTTCGCCTCGGCCGGGGTGCCGCCGGCGCCACCCTCGACCGGGGCGAGCTTGTCGACGAGGCCCGGGTTGCTCTTCAGCCAGGTGCGGACGGCGTCCTGCTGCTTGCCCTTGCCGGCCTTGTTGATCTCGGCCTCGAGGCTGGTGAGCTGCTGCTCGGTCAGCTTGAAGTCCTTGAGCCACTTCGCGGCGGTGGGGTCGTCGCCGGCGAAGCCCTTGCGGGACAGCGTGTGCACGCCGTCGCCCTCGCCCCAGGCGCCCTTCGGGTCCTTCAGCTTCTTCAGGTCCAGGTCGTTGTACGCCCAGTGCGGGGACCAGAGCGTGACGACGATCGGTTCCTTCTTGCTCATGGCCCGCTTCAGCTCGGCCAGCATCGCCGGGGTGGAGCTGTCGACGACCTTGTACTCCTCGTCGAGGCCGTACTCCTTGGCGACCTTGTCCTTCAGCAGGGCCATCTCGCCGGCGCTGGACTCGATGCCGGTGATCTTGCCCTTGAAGAGGCCGGCCTTGCCCTTGAGGTCCGCCAGCGAGTTGATGTCCTTCATGTACGCGGGGACGGTCAGCTCCAGCGAGGTCTCGTCGTACCAGGAGCCGAGGTCGTCGAGGCGGTCGCCGTACTTCTTCCAGTACTGCTCGTGGGTGGTCGGCAGCCAGGAGTTGGTGACGACGTCGATGTCGCCCTGCGCGAGCGAGGTGTACAGCGGCCCGGCGTCGAACTGCTTGGCCTCCACCTCGTAGCCGCGCTGTTCGAGCATCTCCTTCCAGAGGAAGGTGGACGCGACGCCCTCGTCCCACGGGACGTAGCCGAGGGTGACCTTCTTGCCCTGACCGACGTTCTTGCCGTCGGCGACGCTCTCGGAGTCGCCGGAGCCGCCGAACATGCCCATGCCGCCGGCCACCAGGGCCAGGATCACGACGCCGATCACGGCGACCTGCGGACGGGGACGGTAGGACCAGATCTTCAGGCCGCCCGCGGCCCGCGCCTTGGCGGCGGCGCGCCGGCCCAGCGGCGATACCTGGGTGCCCAGGGCGCTGGTCATGCGGTCCAGGTAGATCGCCAGGATGACGATGGCGACGCCGGCCTCGGAGCCGAGACCCACGTTGAGCTGGCCGATGGCCTCGTTGACGTCGCCGCCGAGGCCGCCGGTGCCGACCATGCCGGCGATCGCGGCCATGGACAGGCCGAGCATGATGACCTGGTTGACGCCCGCCATCACCGTCGGCAGGGCCAGCGGGAGCTGGACGCGCAGCAGGGTGTTGCGGGGGGTGGTGCCGAAGGCCTCGGCGGCCTCGACCAGTTCCTTGTCGACCTGGCGGATGCCCAGCTCGGTCATGCGCACGCCGGGGGCGAGCGCGAAGATGAGGGTGGCGACGATGCCCGCGGAGGCACCGGTGCCGAAGAACAGGATCGCCGGGATGAGGTAGATCATCGCGGGCAGCGTCTGCATGAAGTCCAGCACGGGCCGCACGAGGCCGCTGACCCGGTCGGAGCGGGCGGCCCAGATGCCGACGGGCACCGCGATGACGAGCGCGATGATGGTGGCCACCAGCACCAGCGCCAGGGTGATCATCGCGTTCTCCCACAGCTCCATGGAGATGATGAACGCGAATCCCAGGAAGGTGAGGACACCGGCGACCGTGCCGCGCAGCCAGAAGGCGATGATCGCGAAGATGCCGACGAGGAGCAGCGGTTCGGGCGCCTGGAGGACGGCGTTGATGCCGTCGTAGGTGCCGGTGAAGACGGTCTTGAGGAAGTCGAAGAGCCACGCGACGTGTCCGAGCAGCCAGTCGACCGCTTCGTTGACCCAGTCGCCGAGCGGGATCCTAGGCACGGGCCATCACCTTCTCGCCGCCCTTGTCGCGGGGGGAGTCGCAGGTGCCGGCCTCGGCCTGCTCGTCGCCGAGGAAGCCGATGAGGCGCCGGGAGGGGACCACTCCGACGAGGGCGCCCTCGTCGACGACCGCCACGGCGTGCGGGACCCGGGCGCTGATGGCGCACAGCTCGGTGAACGGCGTCTCGGGCGTCGCCGTCTCACAGGTGCAGTCGGCCTCGTCGCCGCGCACGTCGGTCTCCATGACCGCGCGGGCGGTGAGGACGCGGGAGCGGTCGACGTCCTGGGTGAAGGAGGCGACGTAGTCGTTGGCGGGGCGTATCAGGATGTCCTGCGCGGTGCCTATCTGCACGATCTCGCCGTCGCGCATGACGGCGATGCGGTCGCCCAGGCGCATGGCCTCGTTGAGGTCGTGGGTGATGAAGACGATGGTCTTCTTCAGGGTCTTCTGCAGTTCGAGCAGCTGGTCCTGCATGTCCCGGCGGATCAGCGGGTCGAGGGCGCTGAAGGACTCGTCCATCAGCAGCAGGTCGGCATCGGTGGCGAGCGCGCGGGCGAGGCCGACGCGCTGCTGCATACCGCCGGACAGCTCGTCGGGCCAGGACTTCTCCCAGCCGGCCAGGCCGCACAGGGCGAGCGCCTCGTCGGCGCGGCGTTCGCGCTCGGCGCGGGGCACGCCCTGCACTTCGAGACCGTAGGCAGCGTTGTCACGGACGCTGCGGTGCGGGAACAGCGCGAAGTGCTGGAAGACCATGCTGATCTGCTGGGAGCGGACCTCGCGCAGCCCGCGGTCGCCGAGTTCCGTCAGGTCCTGGCCACCGAAGCGGACGTGCCCGGCGGTCGGCTCCAGCAGACCGTTGAGCATGCGCAGCAGCGTGGACTTCCCGGACCCGGAGAGCCCCATGACGACGAAGATCTCGCCGGGCTCCACGGTGAAGGACGCGTCGATGACGGCGGCCGTGGTCCCGTCGGCCCGCAGTTCCTCCCGGTCGGCACCCTGGCGCAGTCGTTCGACTGCCTGGTCCGGTTTTCTGCCGAACACCTTGTACAGGTTCTCGGCCTCTAGCCTCGCTGACACGCTTACCTCTTGGCTCGGGGGCAGGGACAGGGGCGCGAAGACTCGTTGGCACAAGGACCCGTCGAAGCGGGGGACTCGTCGATCCGAGAACCCGTCGGTCCGAAGACTCGTTGATCCGAAGACTCATTGATCCGAAGACTCTCTAACAGTTGAATGCATCAACCAGCTTCGGCCCGGAAGCGCACCTGCCCCCTTGCCCCCGACCCAAACACAAGAGTGACCCAGTTCACATGACCTCCACCGTGCACCCCCGCCGCCTGCGGCATGATGCGAGGCGTGACCGGACGACTGATGCTTCTCGACACCGCCTCCCTCTACTTCCGCGCCTACTTCGGGGTGCCCGACTCGGTGAGGGCCCCCGACGGCACGCCCGTCAACGCCGTACGCGGACTCCTGGACTTCATCGACCGCCTGGTGAAGGACCACCGGCCCGACCAGCTGGTCGCGTGCATGGACGCCGACTGGCGTCCGCAGTGGCGGGTGGAGCTGATCCCCAGTTACAAGGCGCACCGGGTGGCCGAGGAGACGCCGCAGGGCCCGGACACCGAGGAGGTGCCCGACACGCTCTCGCCGCAGGTACCGGTCATCGAGGCCGTGCTCGACGCGCTCGGCATCGCCCGCGTCGGCGTGGCCGGGTACGAGGCGGACGACGTCATCGGCACCTACACCGCGCGGGCGACGGGTCCGGTCGACATCGTCACCGGCGACCGGGACCTGTACCAGCTGGTCGACGACGCCCGGGGCGTGCGCGTGCTGTACCCGATCAAGGGCGTCGGCACCCTCGCCCTCACCGACGAGGCCGCGCTGCGCGAGAAGTACGGCGTGGACGGCCGCGGCTACGCCGACCTGGCGCTGCTGCGCGGGGACCCGAGCGACGGCCTGCCCGGCGTCGCGGGCATCGGCGAGAAGACGGCGGCCAAACTGCTCGCGGAGTTCGGCGACCTGGCGGGCATCCAGGCCGCCGTGGACGATCCCAGGGCGAAGCTCACCCCCTCGCAGCGCAAGCGGCTGACCGAGGCGCGGCCGTATCTCGCGGTCGCCCCGAAGGTCGTCCGGGTCGCCGACGACGTCCCGCTGCCGGACGTCGACACGACGCTGCCCGGCGCCCCGCGCGACGCCGCCGCCCTGGAGGGACTCGCGGCCCGCTGGGGCCTGGGCGGCTCGCTGCAACGGCTGCTGGCGACGCTCGCGGCCTGAGCCGCGCCGCGCGCGGGAGCACCACCCGCGCGGCCCGCGCCGTGCACGGGAGCGATGGCCACGCGGCGAACCGGAGCCCCGGCAGGAGAAGCCGTACGCCGCAGGCGGGGTACGCGGGTCTCGGGGAGTGCGCCGCCACGAGGCGACGGAGAAGGCGGGGATGCTAACTTAGGTAAACCTAAGTCACGATGCCCTCACGTAGGGAGCAGGGAGGCCGTCATGGCAGACCGTCCGGGACGCAAGCCGCGCAAGCCGCACACCGCACAGGTCGTCCGCACCGAGCGGCTGACCCCGCACATGCAGCGCGTGGTGCTCGGCGGTGAGGAGCTCGCCGGGCTGCCGGCGGACACCTGCACCGACCACTACGTGAAGCTTCTCTTCGCCGCCGAGGGCGTGACCTACCCGGAGCCCTTCGACATGGAACGGATCCGGGAGGAGTTCCCCCGCGACCAGTGGCCGGTCACCCGGACGTACACCGTGCGCCACTGGGACGCGGAGCACCGCGAGCTGACCCTGGACTTCGTGATCCACGGCGACGAGGGACTGGCCGGTCCCTGGGCGCAGCGCGTCCGGCCGGGTGAGACCGTCCGCTTCATGGGCCCCGGCGGCGCCTACGCGCCCGATCCCGCCGCCGACTGGCATCTGCTGGCCGGTGACGAGAGCGCGCTGCCCGCGATCGCCCGGTCCCTGGAGGCGCTGCCCGACGGCACCCGCGCCTTCGCGTTCATCGAGGTCGACGGGCCCCAGGAGGAGCAGAAGATCGACTCCGACGTGGAGGTCGTCTGGCTGCACCGCGGAGACCGTCCGGTGGGGCAGGCCCTGGTCGAGGCCGTACGCGGCCTGGACTTCCCCGAGGGCCGGGTGCACGCCTTCGTGCACGGCGAGGCGGCCTGCGTGAAGGAGCTGCGCAAGCTGCTGCGGGTGGAGCGCGGGATCCCTCGCGAGGACCTCTCCATCTCCGGTTACTGGCGCCTCGGCCACAACGAGGACGGCTGGCAGGCCTCGAAGCGGGACTGGAACGCCCGCATCGAGGCCGAGCAGGAAGGCGCCGCGCCGGCCGCCTAGCACGGCCACCGGTTCGGACCCCGGCGTCGCACCGCGCGGGCCGTACCAGCGCGGCTCCCCGGCCGGGTCACGCGGCGCGCACTCCCGCTCACGGCGCGGCACGGGGGACGCACAGCGCGCGGGCTCGCCGGCGAGCGGGCACGCCGGCATGCGGCCCGCCAGCGCATGTCGCCCGGCACGTACGGCACACGGCGCTCGGGCGCCGCCTGCGCGTACGTACCTGCTCAGTCGCCGCGTACGCGTGCGTGCAGGTGCATGTCGTGCCAGCCGTCGGGATGGAGCAGGGCGCTGCGCTTGGTGCCCTCCAGGGTGAACCCCGCCTTCCGGGCGACCCGGCAGGAGGCCTCGTTGGCGACGGCGTGGCTCAGTTCCAGCCGCTGGAAGCCGATCTCGTCCAGGGCCCAGCGGGCGAGCGCCTGCGTGGCCCGGGCGGCGACACCCCGGCCGCGGGCCGCCGCCGTCGTCCAGTAGGCGACCTCCGCCACCCCGTCGCCGAGCGCTATCTCCCGCAGCGCCACCCGCCCGAGCAGCCCTTCGCCGGCCGCGTCGGCGACCGCCCACTGGACGGCCCGCTCATGCTCCCAGGCCTGCTGCCACTCGGCGATCCAGCCGCGCACCTCCTCCTCGGAGTCGGCGGTACGGATGTGCCACTGGTGCATCACCGGGTCCTGGAAGGCCGCGTGGACGGCGGGCGCGTCCTCGGCGCGCCACGGGCGCAGGACCAGTCCGTCGCCGGTGGGGAGCGTGGGCTGCGGAGTACGGGAGAGGGTGCCGGCGGGCAGCACCGGGTGGGTCAGATAGGGCATGGTCCGCATCCTGCCAAGGCTCCGGCCGCCGGGCCCGGCGTTTTCCGGTGCCGCGGGGCCCGGCGTTTTCCGGTGCCGCCCGCCGCCTCGTACGCTGGCAGACGATGAGACGCCGTACGCCTCCCCCGCCCTCGCCCCTCCCGCAGCGCGACGGGATCGATCCGGTGCGGGTGCGGTTGCCCCCGACCGGACCGTGGACCACCGTGCGGGAGCACCTGGCGGAGCGGCTGTCCGGCGCGGGCGCCGACGTCGTGGACGGCATGTTCGACGCCGGCCTGTTCGTGGGGGCGGACGGACGGGCGGTGCCGGCCGACGCGCCCTACGAGCCCGGGCTGTTCGTGTGGTTCCACCGCGACCGGCCGGCCGAGGTGCCGGTGCCGTTCCCCCTGGAGATCGTGTACCGCGACGAGCACATCGTCGTCGTCGACAAGCCGCACTTCCTGGCCACCACCCCGCGCGGCGGCCACGTCACCGAGACCGTGCTCGCCCGGCTCCGCAGGGAGCTGGGCATCCCGGCGCTGGGAGCCGCGCACCGCCTGGACCGGCTTACCGCCGGACTCGTCCTGTTCACGGTGCGCCCGCAGGAGCGCGGCGCGTACCAGGGCCTCTTCCGTGACCGGCGGGTGCACAAGGAGTACGAGGCCGTTGCGCCCCACGATGCCGCGCTCGCCCTCCCCCGGACCGTGCGCAGCCGCATCCTCAAGGTGCGCGGAGTGCTGGCCGCGCAGGAGATCGAAGGGGAGCCGAACGCCGTGAGCCACGTCGAGCTGATCGCCCACCGGCCGGGCCCGGACGGGGAGCTGGGGCGGTACCGGCTGGTGCCCGGCACCGGGCAGACCCACCAGCTGCGTGTCCACATGACCTCGCTCGGCGTGCCGATCCTCGGCGACCCCCTCTACCCCGAGGTGACCGCCGCCGTGCCGGCCGGTGACTTCCGGCGCCCGCTGCAACTGCTGGCGCGGGAACTGGGGTTCACCGATCCGGTCACGGGACGGGAGCACCGCTTCCGCAGCGGACGGTCCCTCGCCGCCTGGACGGCGTACGAGGACTGGGCCGGCCGTCAGTAACCGCGCCACCAGAGCAGGAAGCGCTGCCAGGCCCCGCGGGGCCGGGGTTGCTCGGGCACCGGCTGGGGCCGCGCGGCCGCCAGCGACACGGGTTCGGGCGGTCGCGGCGGAGCCTGCGGTGCGGGCCGCTCCTCCGGGCGCGGGATGCCGACGTGCCAGGCGGTGCGCTGAGCCGGGGCCGGAGCGTGGCTCGGCTGCTGCCTGATGTCCTGCTGCGCCTTGGGCTCGAACCGCACCGGCAGCTCCACCAGGTGCCGGGAGGCGATCGACGACCGCCACTGGAGGTCGTCCTCGTCGCAGTCGAGCTGGACATCCGGCAGTCGCATCAGCAGCGCGTCGATGCCCGCGTCGGCGATGGCCCGCCCGATGTCCTGGCCGGGGCACTCGTGCGGGCCGCCGCCGAAGGCGAGGTGGGCGCGGTTGCCCTGCATGCTCGCCGCCAGGTCGGGACGGATGCGCGGGTCGACGTTGCCCGGCGCGATGCCGAGCAGCAGTCCGTCGCCGGCGCGGATGCGCTGACCGCCCAGTTCCGTGTCCTGCTTGGCGAAGTAGGCGAAGACGGTGCTGAACGGCGGCTCGTCCCACAGGGACTGCTCGACCGCCTCGAAGACGGTCATCTGGCCGCCGCTGAGCTGGGCGCGGAAGCCCGGATGGGTGAGCACCACGCGCAGCACGTTGCTGATGAGGTTGACGGTCGCCTCGTACGCGGCGAGGAGGACCAGCCGCAGGTGCTCCCTGACCTCGTCGTCGGTGAGCCCGGCGGGGTGGGTGACGAGCCGGCCGGCGATGTCGTTCTCGGGCCGCTCCCGGCGCTCGGCGCTGAGCCGTCCCAGGGACTCCATGAGGTAGGCGTGGCTGGCGATCGCGGTGTCGGTGCCCTTGAGCGTGTCCCGCGCCGCCTCCACCATCCGGTCGTTGTACTCGTCCGGCATGCCGAGGAGGTGGCACATCACCCCCATCGGCAGGTGCTCGGCGAACTGGCCGACGAGGTCGGCGCGGCCCTCCTCGCAGAACCGGTTGACGAGGCGCTGGGTGTAGCGCTTGATGTGGCGGCGCAGTTCCCGGTAGTCGAGGCCGGCCATGGCGCCCATGACCGCACCGCGCAGCCGCTTGTGCTCCTCGCCCTCGGCGTGCGAGCAGATGGGCTGCCAGGCGATGTGCGGCATGAGCGGGTGGTCCGGCTTGACCATGCCCTCGTTGAGCGGGGTCCAGATGCGGCTGTCGCGGCAGAACTGGGTGGGTGTACTCACCATGTGCAGGTTCTCGGCGTGGCCGAGCACGACCCACATCGGCACGTCGTCGTGGAGCAGCGCCGGCGCCACCGGTCCGTGCTGCTCGCGCAGCTTCTCGTACAGCTCCTCCAGGTCGTCCGCCTCGTGCAGCCGGTGCAGTCCGCCCGGTCCGAGGCCGTGCGCGGGACAGCCGGGCGGCGGTTCGAGCAGGGGGTCGCCCGTTCCGGTCAGGGAGTGGCGTTCAGGCGTCACAGTGTCGCTCCGCAACAGAAGTGTGGGTTCAGGGGTGGGGGTTCGGGAGGGGTGGGCCGCGCCCGGTCAGGTGAGCGCGCCCTTCATGGCCAGGGAGTGCAGGAAGCGCATCAGGGTCAGCAGGACGTCCCGGCTGGAGGCCCGGCGCCGCACGTCGCAGTCGAGGATGGGGATCTCCTCGGGCAGGTCCAGGGCCGTGCGCAGTTCCGCGACGGGATAACGGGGCGCGTCGGGGAAGGTGTTGACGGCCACCACGAAGGGCACGCCACGCTCCTCCAGACGCCCCATGACGTCGAAACTGACCTCCAGGCGGCGGGTGTCGACGAGGACCACCGCACCGAGGGCACCTTCGAACAGGCCGTTCCACAGGAACCAGAAGCGCTCCTGGCCGGGCGTGCCGAAGAGGTACAGCACCAGTTCGTCGGTGATGCTGATGCGGCCGAAGTCCATGGCCACCGTGGTGGCCGTCTTGGAGGCGGAGCCGTAGTTGTCGTCGACGCCGATGCCGGCCTGGGTCATCGTCTCCTCGGTGGTCAGCGGTCTGATCTCGCTGACCGAGCCGACCATGGTGGTCTTGCCGACTCCGAAGCCGCCCACGATGACGATCTTCACGGCGGCCTCGGCCGTGTGCGGCAGCCGGTCCTCCGTCCGCGGGCCCGGGATCGTGTCAGAGTTTTTGAAGTCCATGCATCACCGCTTCGAGGAGGGTTCGGTCGGCGACCTTCTGGCGGACGATCGGGGCGCGGGCCTGCACCAGTTCCGCGGCCAGCAGGTCGGTGAGCAGCACGGACACCACGCTGAACGGCAGGCTCAGGTAGGCCGACAGCTCGGCTACGGACAGCGGGGCGACGCACAGCCTCAGCAGGGCGGCCTGTTCCGGGGTGGCGGACACCGGCGGTTCGGCGAGGGCCACGATCAGCGTCACCAGGTCGAGGTCGGCGCGCTCGCCGCCCCCCTCGCCGCCGATGACGAACAGCCGCTCGGGGTTGCGGATCTCGCCTTCCTTGGGGGGCGGGTCGGGGGCGGGAGACGCCGCGGACGGCTGCTGCCCCGGGGATCGCCTCTGGCGTTGGGGAGGAGTCATACGGTCTGCCCGTTGCGCCGGGCGGGACTGGTGAGATGGGGTCCGATCCGGGCGACCAGGTCCGCCATGCTGAGGCCCATCCGGCCGGGCTCGCAGCGGACGTCGGAGAGCACGGCGAGGTAGGCGTTGGGGCCGGCGGCCATGAGGTAGAAGTAGCCGCCGTTCATCTCGATGAGGACCATCTTCATGTCGCCGTCGCTGGTGGGGATCTCCTGGGCGACCGCGCCCGCCAGGCTCTGCAGGCCCGCGCAGGCGGCGGCGACCCGGTCGGCGGCGTCCGGGTCACCGGAGTAGCGCGCGATGCGCAGGCCGTCGGCGGACAGCACCACGATCATCTCGATGCCCGGAACACCGTCGTAGAGATCCTTGAGCATCCAGTCGAACTTGCCTTGCTGCTCGATCACTTGAGGTTCCCCTCGTCGTCGGCCGGGGCATGGGCCGGCTCGTTGCTGCTGGACTGCTGGTGGGCCTGGGTGATGCCCGGGTACTGCTTGAGGCCCTCCCAGAAGGCCCCGATCCAGTGCCCCGGCGGGAGTTGCTCGGTCTCCTCCTGCACGGGCTCCGGGGCCGCGGGCGCCGGGATGCCCTTGCGGGCGCGCTCGGCGGCCAGACGGGCCTCGCGCTCGGCGTCCTCCCGCTCCCACTGCGCCTGTTCGGCCAGGCGCTGGCTGAGCGGCATCTTGACCCGGCTGCGGCGCTGCGGCAGGCCGCCTGCGGTCCACTCGGTGACCTCGGGCACGTCGTCCTCCAGGGAGACGCCGGCCGGGATGCGGGGGCTGGTGGGGCGGCGCTTCTTGGGCCGGCGCTCGGGGCCGGGCAGGGCGTCCGGGCCCGGGGTGGGGATCGAGGTGGCG
This region of Streptomyces ambofaciens ATCC 23877 genomic DNA includes:
- a CDS encoding roadblock/LC7 domain-containing protein — translated: MLKDLYDGVPGIEMIVVLSADGLRIARYSGDPDAADRVAAACAGLQSLAGAVAQEIPTSDGDMKMVLIEMNGGYFYLMAAGPNAYLAVLSDVRCEPGRMGLSMADLVARIGPHLTSPARRNGQTV
- a CDS encoding GTP-binding protein — encoded protein: MDFKNSDTIPGPRTEDRLPHTAEAAVKIVIVGGFGVGKTTMVGSVSEIRPLTTEETMTQAGIGVDDNYGSASKTATTVAMDFGRISITDELVLYLFGTPGQERFWFLWNGLFEGALGAVVLVDTRRLEVSFDVMGRLEERGVPFVVAVNTFPDAPRYPVAELRTALDLPEEIPILDCDVRRRASSRDVLLTLMRFLHSLAMKGALT
- a CDS encoding DUF742 domain-containing protein; its protein translation is MTPPQRQRRSPGQQPSAASPAPDPPPKEGEIRNPERLFVIGGEGGGERADLDLVTLIVALAEPPVSATPEQAALLRLCVAPLSVAELSAYLSLPFSVVSVLLTDLLAAELVQARAPIVRQKVADRTLLEAVMHGLQKL